One part of the Alligator mississippiensis isolate rAllMis1 chromosome 3, rAllMis1, whole genome shotgun sequence genome encodes these proteins:
- the UBE2W gene encoding ubiquitin-conjugating enzyme E2 W isoform X2, producing the protein MTLNEKSVQNSITQWIVDMEGAPGTLYEGEKFQLLFKFSSRYPFDSPQVMFTGDNIPVHPHVYSNGHICLSILTEDWSPALSVQSVCLSIISMLSSCKEKRRPPDNSFYVRTCNKNPKKTKWWYHDDTC; encoded by the exons ATGACTTTAAATGAAAAGAGTGTTCAAAATTCAATTACACA GTGGATTGTAGACATGGAAGGTGCTCCAGGAACATTATATGAAGGAGAAAAATTTCAGCTTCTATTTAAGTTTAGTAGTCGATACCCTTTTGATTCTCCTCAG gtCATGTTTACTGGTGACAATATTCCTGTTCATCCCCATGTGTATAGCAATGGTCATATCTGTTTATCCATTCTAACAGAAGACTGGTCTCCAGCTCTTTCAGTGCAATCTGTTTGTCTTAGCATTATTAGCATGCTTTCCAGCTGCAAAGAAAAG AGGCGACCTCCAGATAATTCATTTTATGTAAGAACATGTAACAAGAatccaaagaaaacaaaatggtggTATCATG
- the UBE2W gene encoding ubiquitin-conjugating enzyme E2 W isoform X1: protein MASMQKRLQKELLALQNDPPPGMTLNEKSVQNSITQWIVDMEGAPGTLYEGEKFQLLFKFSSRYPFDSPQVMFTGDNIPVHPHVYSNGHICLSILTEDWSPALSVQSVCLSIISMLSSCKEKRRPPDNSFYVRTCNKNPKKTKWWYHDDTC from the exons aAAAGATTACAGAAAGAACTGTTGGCTTTGCAGAATGACCCACCTCCAGGAATGACTTTAAATGAAAAGAGTGTTCAAAATTCAATTACACA GTGGATTGTAGACATGGAAGGTGCTCCAGGAACATTATATGAAGGAGAAAAATTTCAGCTTCTATTTAAGTTTAGTAGTCGATACCCTTTTGATTCTCCTCAG gtCATGTTTACTGGTGACAATATTCCTGTTCATCCCCATGTGTATAGCAATGGTCATATCTGTTTATCCATTCTAACAGAAGACTGGTCTCCAGCTCTTTCAGTGCAATCTGTTTGTCTTAGCATTATTAGCATGCTTTCCAGCTGCAAAGAAAAG AGGCGACCTCCAGATAATTCATTTTATGTAAGAACATGTAACAAGAatccaaagaaaacaaaatggtggTATCATG